Part of the Zygotorulaspora mrakii chromosome 2, complete sequence genome, GGCAAGACGTCTATGGAGACGACTCGACAGTTACTGAAGATTACCAACCTGACATTTGGTCATGGTAAATATTGAACTACATGTACATAATTCCCTTAACCGACTCTTTTGATCAGATGAACACCGCTATCCGACTCGACGATACCACTTACCTCACCCACCTTCAGCTTATACGCTGCAGATTCGAAACTAGGTTGCATTTCACCTTTTCCGAACCAACCCAGATCCCCCCCTCTTTTGAAGGATGAGCAATCCGACCTTTCCTTTGCTAATTCCTCGAACTTTTCATTACTTAGTcgttcttcaaattttttcaactctgCAATAGCCTCATCTTTTGTGATGGTAATGTTCTCCGATCTGTGTGACGCAGGCCTCCGTGAGTCCTTGTGTTTTATCAGCAGATGCAAACATCTCACGCGCACAGGGTGTTCTCCAAGATATTTTATGAACGCCTCATGATTGGTGCCTTCTGGCTCTTCCCATTGCGATTGTTTTGTTTCCGgattgaagaaatactCCCTTTTCTTAGATTTGCTATATCTTACGTTCCACGGCTCAGGTAAGCCTGACTCTGCAGAGCTCTTTTCACTCATTGCACTAGATACCACAACTACTTTTGATACAAATAAATACTGTACCCGACGTTTGCAGGGCCCCAATTAGCTCAATTATTGACATTTTCTaaacttcttttctttgtaagGCTTCAAGGAATTTTTATTAATTTCATCGAGAGGACCCAGACACGAGAAAACACAGAAGAACGTACACAAGAACTACAAACATGTAGAGAGGCACGTGATTCAAATTCACTTCTATATCGACAATCACTTATAAGCGAGCACGTATCTATGCCGACAACAAGACTCATAATATGTCCTTGAACATTAGAGCACTTGTCTTCTCGAACTTTTTACCTATGGCTATCGCCAGATTGATCAGAAATCCGCTCAAAGCGTGCTGCCAAGATATGAAAAACTTCATATGAGTGACGTCTGCGTAAAAGATAAAACTGGATCGCAATAGGTTCCGGTCGTCTGCCAATTTCTCTTTGGTATGCTGCTGGGCACATTACCGATATGAATATCCAGCCATATCTTTGAAGCTCGCTGGTCACATGCAATTGCGACTTCACCTTGTCAACATCTGCTGCTTaacctcttttttttatagtGACTTCTACTAATATCAGAATGCAATTTGACTTCTCCATGGCAGAATTGTATGAGCAGCCATGATCAAATCGAATACAGCCGGTATGTGGAGGCTACAGACCTTGATGAATGCGAATTGAATGTATATCAGCatgtgttttttttatcgaGATGCATTAATGGTGATTGTCATCggaagtgaaaaaattctcGTTTAGAGTTCTTAAGTGAAGATAGAATAGAAGTTATAGATAGtttatttctttatttttttctggtttGTAATCAGTAGTCAGAAGCTCTAGTTCTTGGAAGACTAGGTATTGTTAAAAGGCTGAGTAGTGTCTATCAGAAATGACTGCACAATTGATCGATGGTAAGGCTTGTGCTCAGGCTATTCGACACGAGGTGACTAAGGAGATTGAGCAATTGAAGTCTCAAAATGCATCTTTCAGGCCACGTTTAGCTATCATCCAAGTAGGTGTTAGAAAGGACTCCTCCACATATGTGCGTATGAAATGCAAAGCTGCTAGGGAAGCAGGTATCGAAGCTGATTTTATCTCATTGGCTGAGAAAATCACAGAACAAGAATTACTGGCTCAGATAGCTTCACTCAATGAGGACCCATTGATTCACGGTGTTCTTGTTCAATTACCTCTACCAAGTCATATCGACGAGGACAAAATAACCACTGCTGTCACTGCATCTAAAGATGTGGATGGCTTTGGGACCTTTAACATTGGTGAACTGAATAAGAAGAACGGTAAACCGTTTTTCTTGCCTTGCACGCCAAAGGGTAtcattgaacttttgaaaaggaatgGTGTCAAGATTGCAGGCTCTAAATCTGTCGTTGTTGGTAGATCAGATATCGTGGGATCTCCAGTGGCAGAACTACTGAAATCGGAAGACTCTACTGTCGTAATGACACACTCAAAGACTGAGAACTTACCTGCATATATCGCTGATGCTGATATCGTTGTTGTTGCAATTGGTAAGCCAGAGTTCGTTAAAGGTGAATGGTTCAAGGAAAATAAGAAGGGAGCTGTAGTGATTGATGTAGGCACCAACTTTGTTGAAGATTCAACCAAAAAATCTGGTTACAGAAATGTTGGTGATGTTGAATTCAATGaagctttgaaatatgtcaAAATGATTACTCCAGTCCCAGGTGGTGTTGGTCCAATGACTGTCGCTATGCTAATGCAAAATACGTTAATTGCAGCAAAACGTGAATTGGAATCCGGTGGTAAATTATGCAAATTTGAAGCCTTGTCATTGGATTTACAAAAGCCAGTTCCATCCGATTTTGAGATCTCAAGGGCTCAAAAGCCAAAACATATCAGCCAGGTTGCTTTAGAGGCTGGTATTCTACCATCTGAATTGGAACCATATGGATCTGTTAAAGCCAAGGTCAACTTGAAGCTATTAGATCGTTTAAAGGATAAGGAGGACGGTAAATACGTTTTGGTCACAGGTATCACACCTACTCCTTTGGGTGAGGGTAAATCTACAACTACTGTTGGTTTGGCCCAAGCTCTTGGCGCTCATCTGAATAAGACGGTTTTTGCCAACGTTCGTCAACCTTCGATGGGTCCAACTTTTGGTATTAAAGGTGGTGCCGCCGGTGGTGGTTACTCTCAAGTTATTCCCATGGATGAATTCAATTTGCATGTCACGGGTGATATTCATGCTATTTCAATGGCAAATAACCTGCTTGCAGCTGCTATTGACACTAGAATGTTTCACGAATCTACACAAAAGGATGCTGCCTTATACAAAAGATTGGTACCAGCAAAGAAAGGTGTGAGGAAATTCACTTTGACTATGCAAAaaagattaaaaaaattaggTATTAACAAGTCTAATCCGGATGATTTGACACCAGAGGAAGCCTCTAGATTCGCTCGTTTGGATATCGACCCAGAAACTATCACTTGGAGAAGAGTCGTTGACTGTAACGATAGATTTTTGAGAGGTATAACTATAGGTGAAGCACCAACGGAAAAAGGTTTTACAAGAAAGACAGGTTTTGATATTTCAGTAGCATCTGAATGTATGGCTATTTTGGCGCTATGTAAcgatttgaatgatatgAGAGAACGTCTAGGTAATATTGTTATTGCTGCATCAAAAGCTGGTGAACCAATCACCTGTGAGGATATCGGTTGTGCAGGTGCTATGACCGCTTTATTGAAAGATGCTATCAAACCAAATATTATGCAAACTTTGGAAGGTACTCCAGTTTTCGTCCACGCAGGTCCTTTTGCTAATATTTCCATTGGCGCTAACTCCGTTCTTGCTGATAAAATGGCTTTGAAACTTGCAGGTGTTGATCCAACTTTAACTGAAGAAGttaaaaaggaaagagTAGGCTATGTTGTCACGGAAGCTGGTTTCGATTTTACCATGGGGGGTGAAAGATTCATCAACATTAAGTGTCGCTCTTCAGGCTTAACACCTGATGTGGTCGTTATTGTTGCTACTGTTAGAGCTCTGAAGGTTCATGGTGGTGGACCTGAAGTTAAGGCTGGTGCTCCTTTACCTGCTGCTTACTTaaatgaagatgttgaGTTGTTGAGAAAAGGTTGCGCTAACCTGGCTAAACATATTGCTAACGCCAAGCAGTATAACTTACCAGTCATTGTTGCTATCAATAAGATGTCGTCTGATTCTGACTTAGAACACCAAGTCATCAAGGAAGAATCCTTAAAGGCAGGTGCAGAAGACGCTATTGTCTCCAATCATTGGGAAGAAGGTGGTGCCGGTGCCA contains:
- the ESS1 gene encoding peptidylprolyl isomerase ESS1 (similar to Saccharomyces cerevisiae ESS1 (YJR017C); ancestral locus Anc_5.135); translated protein: MSEKSSAESGLPEPWNVRYSKSKKREYFFNPETKQSQWEEPEGTNHEAFIKYLGEHPVRVRCLHLLIKHKDSRRPASHRSENITITKDEAIAELKKFEERLSNEKFEELAKERSDCSSFKRGGDLGWFGKGEMQPSFESAAYKLKVGEVSGIVESDSGVHLIKRVG
- the ADE3 gene encoding trifunctional formate-tetrahydrofolate ligase/methenyltetrahydrofolate cyclohydrolase/methylenetetrahydrofolate dehydrogenase ADE3 (similar to Saccharomyces cerevisiae ADE3 (YGR204W); ancestral locus Anc_5.134); translation: MTAQLIDGKACAQAIRHEVTKEIEQLKSQNASFRPRLAIIQVGVRKDSSTYVRMKCKAAREAGIEADFISLAEKITEQELLAQIASLNEDPLIHGVLVQLPLPSHIDEDKITTAVTASKDVDGFGTFNIGELNKKNGKPFFLPCTPKGIIELLKRNGVKIAGSKSVVVGRSDIVGSPVAELLKSEDSTVVMTHSKTENLPAYIADADIVVVAIGKPEFVKGEWFKENKKGAVVIDVGTNFVEDSTKKSGYRNVGDVEFNEALKYVKMITPVPGGVGPMTVAMLMQNTLIAAKRELESGGKLCKFEALSLDLQKPVPSDFEISRAQKPKHISQVALEAGILPSELEPYGSVKAKVNLKLLDRLKDKEDGKYVLVTGITPTPLGEGKSTTTVGLAQALGAHLNKTVFANVRQPSMGPTFGIKGGAAGGGYSQVIPMDEFNLHVTGDIHAISMANNLLAAAIDTRMFHESTQKDAALYKRLVPAKKGVRKFTLTMQKRLKKLGINKSNPDDLTPEEASRFARLDIDPETITWRRVVDCNDRFLRGITIGEAPTEKGFTRKTGFDISVASECMAILALCNDLNDMRERLGNIVIAASKAGEPITCEDIGCAGAMTALLKDAIKPNIMQTLEGTPVFVHAGPFANISIGANSVLADKMALKLAGVDPTLTEEVKKERVGYVVTEAGFDFTMGGERFINIKCRSSGLTPDVVVIVATVRALKVHGGGPEVKAGAPLPAAYLNEDVELLRKGCANLAKHIANAKQYNLPVIVAINKMSSDSDLEHQVIKEESLKAGAEDAIVSNHWEEGGAGAIDLAQGIIKVTQEDTNKDFKFLYDVEGSVEDKITKIAQNMYGAKDVHFLPEAQKKIELYTKQGFSDLPICVAKTQYSLSHDANLKGVPTGFTFPIRDVRASIGAGYLYALAAEIQTIPGLPTHCGFMNVEVDEDGEIEGMF